One region of Candidatus Poribacteria bacterium genomic DNA includes:
- the gmk gene encoding guanylate kinase, with the protein MWNNRPSQKGLFIVISGPSGTGKTSVIRELCEGDTTLAFSISATTRPPRSDETDGVDYHFLDETKFEALIQCGGFLEWVKYGGHYYGTLKSTIESTIEKGQDLVLEIDVHGAMKVKDLGIRYTSIFLLPPSLQSLEKRLRNRKTESDSELEQRLLTAKSEFDYVKDYNYCIVNPDHNVKEAVTQIRNIISAERCRIDDQLLAAISQEFSTPQ; encoded by the coding sequence ATGTGGAATAATCGACCCTCCCAGAAGGGATTATTCATTGTTATATCGGGCCCCTCTGGAACCGGCAAAACGAGTGTTATCAGAGAACTTTGTGAAGGCGATACAACGTTAGCGTTTTCGATCTCTGCGACAACCCGCCCTCCCCGCTCCGACGAAACTGATGGGGTTGACTACCACTTCTTAGATGAAACCAAATTTGAAGCTCTGATTCAGTGTGGTGGCTTTCTGGAATGGGTGAAATATGGCGGACACTACTACGGCACCTTAAAATCCACAATAGAATCAACGATCGAAAAAGGTCAGGATCTGGTTCTAGAAATCGATGTGCACGGTGCAATGAAGGTAAAAGACCTCGGCATCCGGTATACCAGTATATTTCTCCTCCCTCCCTCCCTCCAAAGTCTAGAGAAACGGCTTCGCAACCGCAAGACAGAATCCGATTCGGAACTTGAACAACGTTTGCTCACAGCGAAATCAGAGTTCGATTATGTTAAAGACTACAACTACTGTATCGTGAATCCCGACCATAATGTCAAAGAAGCTGTGACTCAAATTCGCAACATCATCTCCGCAGAACGCTGTCGAATCGACGACCAGCTTCTCGCCGCAATCTCTCAAGAGTTTTCCACTCCCCAATAG
- a CDS encoding YicC family protein, with translation MIRSMTGYSRHKAETPFGQLIIEIKSWNARYCKVTVRTPEFLSRFDHQIHSAIRNRVSRGQVQATVEWTEDASVSNQLPILDSKLAEQYHQALVKLQNKLQFGDEISLSLLVQLPGVLTAQKTDLDEEAVWKVLQSHLDTALDGLETTKQAEGAAMLEEIKGLLHSIQLLTRKIKAASADLVESTHTRLEARLNELLEGRVKIDPHRLTMEAGIIASRSDITEELVRLDSHCSQFDEYLQATQPIGRQLDFLLQEMNREVNTISAKASRSSISYATVALKTEIEKIRELVQNVE, from the coding sequence ATGATTAGAAGCATGACGGGTTACAGCCGGCATAAAGCAGAAACACCCTTTGGCCAGTTGATTATTGAGATCAAATCGTGGAACGCTCGATACTGTAAAGTAACAGTCCGCACCCCAGAGTTTCTCTCCAGATTCGATCATCAAATTCACAGCGCCATACGGAACCGGGTTTCGAGAGGGCAAGTCCAAGCCACAGTCGAGTGGACTGAGGACGCTTCAGTTTCAAACCAACTCCCCATTCTCGATTCTAAGCTGGCAGAGCAATACCATCAAGCACTTGTAAAATTACAAAATAAGCTGCAATTCGGGGATGAGATTTCACTTTCCTTGCTAGTGCAACTCCCCGGCGTCCTAACTGCGCAGAAAACCGATCTGGACGAAGAAGCCGTGTGGAAGGTGTTACAGTCTCACCTAGACACCGCTCTGGATGGATTGGAGACAACCAAGCAGGCAGAGGGAGCTGCTATGCTTGAAGAAATCAAAGGACTCCTCCACTCTATCCAACTCCTGACTCGGAAGATAAAAGCAGCTAGCGCAGATCTCGTGGAATCCACGCATACGAGACTCGAAGCGCGTTTGAACGAGCTCCTTGAGGGGCGCGTTAAAATTGACCCACACCGCCTCACGATGGAGGCAGGCATCATCGCCTCTCGTTCAGACATCACAGAGGAACTGGTACGACTCGATAGCCACTGCTCTCAGTTTGATGAATATCTGCAAGCAACCCAGCCCATCGGCAGACAACTCGATTTTCTACTGCAAGAGATGAATCGAGAGGTCAATACCATCTCTGCCAAAGCGTCTCGATCCTCCATCTCCTACGCCACCGTTGCCCTGAAAACAGAGATCGAAAAAATTCGAGAATTGGTTCAGAATGTGGAATAA
- a CDS encoding 4Fe-4S binding protein produces MAYYITEECVGCMACLTNCPVDAITGDRKMLHIIDPDICIDCSACGMVCPVEAIHDQNGDVAKFIKRPKDRPIAVIYEELCSGCDFCVHICPWDCLELKDPATGEHAESFFGICELVKPRDCVGCKLCEEVCIKDAIRVESPILVEWQEAAD; encoded by the coding sequence ATGGCTTACTACATAACAGAAGAATGTGTCGGTTGCATGGCATGTCTGACAAATTGTCCCGTTGATGCCATCACCGGCGACCGCAAAATGCTTCATATTATCGACCCAGATATCTGCATCGACTGTAGTGCGTGCGGTATGGTCTGTCCGGTTGAAGCCATCCATGATCAGAATGGAGATGTCGCTAAATTTATTAAACGTCCCAAAGATCGCCCCATCGCCGTCATCTACGAGGAACTCTGCTCTGGCTGTGATTTCTGTGTCCACATCTGTCCGTGGGATTGCCTAGAGCTAAAAGATCCAGCGACCGGCGAACATGCCGAGAGTTTCTTCGGTATCTGCGAACTTGTGAAACCACGGGATTGTGTCGGATGCAAACTCTGTGAAGAGGTCTGTATCAAAGATGCAATTCGGGTTGAATCTCCAATCTTAGTTGAATGGCAAGAAGCAGCGGATTAA